Below is a genomic region from Drosophila albomicans strain 15112-1751.03 chromosome 2R, ASM965048v2, whole genome shotgun sequence.
AGAGCTGCATCATTGAAGCAGATGCACTTGGCAAAAATAGAGTATTAAACAACATTAAATGACATTTTAGtgtaatttcaaaattgtttcaacgAAAAATAGAGCAACAGTTGACTATTatgaagaaattgaaaaaatagcaatttgacaaataaaaatagcacTGAGAAATTAAGTTGCTACGAGAAAAATAGCAAATCATAGGTAacagcatattttaaatatgttaaatgttaaataattcatttatgtATTGTGAATTACATACATGAATATATTGGGAGAAGTCTCTTCGATAACAACATCCGACCATATTTCAGATGCACTTACCAAACTTTATCAATTATTTCTTAGGCATTTTTAGATGAGTAAGACTGCCGCAACTTTAAgttattcattcattattgGGGCAACAACATGTTATTCTGTCAATAGCCGCAGTAGCGATAAGAGCATCATTAACACAGCATTTAATGTGAAGCACTTGAGCTGACAGAGAGATAAACTCATTAACGTGCTGATTAAAATCATCGCAAAGTTCAAATCCCGACTCAAGCAGTCAACCCCTGAGCCATCGAACCACCCAACTAACCCTCCAATCCCTGCCTGACTatcttttgtttgatttgcgTAATAAGTCAATAAGGGCAAAAAgcacagagtgagagagagagagaggcgttGCTCTGGGGGAAGGCAGTTTCTAATTGAGCATCGTCAATGTGACAAGCGTCTAAACGGTGAACGCCACTCGACTCAATTATGCATGCTGATGGGGCCAAAGCACATCCCCTTTAAACCCCATCCCTAGCTTGGGGCTCCGTCAGCATGTCTGCCTGTCACATGGCATAGTGTCAAGGAACCTGAGGGACATCttcgcagctgctgctgacgataaaataaaccaattatTAATTGATGACATACCCCAAGTTTCCTACTTGACTACTTGACGGCTTCGACGGGGTTCAAAGGTTGAAGAGATTCAATACGAAACTTATTGACAAACTGATTGACCGATTGACTGATTTTCATCGCCAGCAAACTGCATTTAAACTCTTTGTTATAATTTAGCGTTATGGTAGATCAAACAAATGGATTCACGGCAAATACTCTTTTTTAAGGCTTAATTTCATTAACGTCGTAATTTCTCGAGCGGATTATTTCTCTTATGCCTCAATGAGAAACTGGAGTGATGCAAAATCTGCAGCTAAAAGGTAGTCGAAAAAGTTTTGCCAAGGCAGAGAGAAATATTTAACTAAGACAACcagaaaaaacttttatgcTTGGACAGCAGCAATAATTATTTGCTCAACTTTTCGGTCTGAGCAGCTATCAAAGTGCTCCTCAGTTAACTTTTTCTTTCGGACTTAAATGGCATTTTGTCTGTGGTTTCATTTTAATCTAAACAGGTTGAAGCTTAGATGTTTCTGATGGGTATACAGAATTATTGTCCGGATTTAATGTTGTGCTCTTTGTTAAGCCAACTAAAAATAcggcaacaattttatttgcattctgTGATTTTGATGCATTCATccgagcagctgctgcttgctcCTAGTGAAAGTAAATTATGACTGTTGGAGGCGGAAAACTGACGAATTTATTTCGTTGCAACACTCATATTGTAGCCAGCAACTCAAACGGCAGTTCCTGTCAGTCACACAGTCAGACAGTGTTGtgtgaatttgatttttacgCTGAGATTTTGGCAttgatttgttgttaaaaGAGCGCGCATTGGTTCCTAGTCAACGCCAAATCCAGCGCCAAAGCGAAAACCAATTCACACCCACTGTGTTGGAGCATTTGTCAACTGTTTGTGCCTGTGGCCGGtccaaatttgatttatgagCGCAATGCAGAAATAAGCTAGAGAAATCAATATGCTTGGTATTGGGGGTGCGATGTCACAGCGGGTGTTGGGGCCATTTTGCTGCGCctaattgcattattttggTAATTTCGTGTTGAGCCCGCCAATTTATGGTTGTgcactttatttaattattgtacGAAAAACAAGTAGGTCATATTTGATATAAACCCTTTAACACACAATCTATTCCTATTTCTGAATTTCAGAATGGACAATATACAACCACAAACCACACAATCCATATAAAGAAAGAATTGCCAACAACATTCAGTGGGAAATAGAACCCACCGCGCTCGATAGATTTCGAATTTAGATACGATAGATGCGTTTTTTCTCTATGTATAGTGTATGTGATAAAAAGCCTTTTCATCAGCTGGTGACAAATATCTTCAATCGACGCattaaataacaagaaaaGTTTCGAGagttaaattactttttatgcCTCGCGTCTTTTATATTTGCAACTTAGccaactattttattttttctaaaaatattatatgctttgttgcttttcgTTGAAATCAACTGTTTCCTCGtttaatatgattaaaaattgctattacattaatattatatgtaatactaaaaattgttctatattctataattattaattatatatcaaTAAAAGACATACACATTTCATAGTAAGTTTAGATTTTAATTGACCACTTAATCTTCAATTTCCATCATAacttatatttgaatttgcgCGCCAACTCCCCCTTTGTACAAATCAACAAAGTTGCGTACCAAATATAGATGGCGACAGTTATACGCTGCTCAACGGTTGTGAAGACAATCGAATGTACTACTCGGAAACAATATCAAGaattttattccattttgtaaattgtatttaatttatatatttctaaatagTATTTGCTTtctatacataaatataatatgaaattaaagcaACCACAATTTACCAATTCGTTCATTCAACCCTTATTCGATAACGAGAAATAAATGCGATAACTAGCAGTTACTCCGATAACGCACATCTCTAACGCAGGTTCATCgctaagaaaacaaatatggcGGAAcgcaaatgcaaagaaaaataaaaaataagatttttattcGCAATCGCAAGTATAATTAAGGCGCGTActaacaataattattacgCGTGTTTGAGAATACGAGCGCGTTAATGTTGTGCTCGAATGTGCGCGTATCAATGTTGCAATGCCATTTGCAcagtcaacaacaaatatacaaattgttattacGTGACCTCGAGAACGCCgctaaaattgaattgcataGAACCGTGACAAAAAGTGTTTTTACTCATaagagctgcagctgcatcgCTGCAAAGTGTTAACCGCATCACAAAGATGCCAAATTGATTAATCATAAGTGCGACTATATACAAGAAACGAAAAACattgaataaataacaaaatacacaaacaatGTCTGGCGGACGCGACAGCAGCgccagcagtggcagcaacggcaacgtcaacgccagcagcgcagcagccaACACAAACGCAAGCACGAACGCCAACTCGAACTCCACCCCACAAACGACGCCAACGCAGCAGCGAGCGCGCGGTCGGCCAGCAAAGCGCGCCACTTGCACTTGGTGTGGGGAGGGGAAGCTGCCACTTCAATATGTGCTACCCACGCAGACGGGCAAAAAGGAGTTCTGCTCGGAGACGTGCATCGCCGAGTTCAGGAAGGCGTACAGCAAGGGGGCGTGCACGCAGTGCGATAATGTGATACGCGAGGGGGCGCCCAACAAGGAGTTCTGCACCGTAATGTGCATGAACAAACATCAGAAAAAGAACGGATCCATGCGACACAGCAGCGGCGCCGGCGGCGCAGGCGCTGGCGGTGCCACCGATGGCGATCGAAAGCTGCTCAGCAGCGGCGCCCCAGCTCCCACAGGTCCCTTTCAGTACGAGAGTTTTCATGTATTTGACTGGGATGCCTACTTAGAGGTAAGTCTCCCCATATCTCTGCCCAATCTCCTCTTATTGTCTGTGGTTGCTTGCAGGAAACTGGCAGCGAGGCAGCTCCTCCCGAGTGTTTCAAACAGGCGTTGAATCCGCCCAACAATGACTTCAAGATCGGAATGAAACTGGAGGCACTGGATCCCCGAAATGTCACCTCCACCTGCATTGCCACTGTGGTCGGAGTACTGGGCTCACGACTGCGCTTGCGTCTCGATGGCAGCGATTCGCAGAATGATTTCTGGCGTCTCGTTGACTCTACGGAAATTCATGCCATCGGGCATTGTGAAAAGAATGGCGGCATGTTGCAGCCACCACTCGGATTTCGCATGAACGCTTCCAGTTGGCCCGGCTATCTCTGCAAGATTCTCAACAATGCCATGGTGGCGCCCGAGGAGATCTTTCAACCGGAGCCACCCACGCCACCATCGAATCTATATCAGGTGGGCCAGAAGCTAGAGGCTGTGGACAAAAAGAATCCCCAACTGATTTGCTGTGCAACAGTTGATGCCATCAAAGACGACCAGATCCATGTGACATTCGATGGCTGGCGCGGCGCCTTTGACTACTGGTGCAACTATCGATCGCGCGACATTTTTCCAGCCGGCTGGTGTGCACGCAGTTGTCATCCTATGCAGCCGCCAGGTCACAAATCGCGCATGGACTCGAGTTCGGGAAAACAGCGTTGCCCGCGTCCTCGTCACACCGTTGTTGCCGAATCCGATGCCATGGTGCCCGCCTCGCCGGTCACAGCGCACTTTCATCCCAATTGCAAGGCGGGACCGTTCATCAACAGCTCCAAGCTGCCATCGATGGTAACGGGACAGACCCACGAAACGCTTGCCAAGCTCTGTCTGCAGGAGGTGCTGGCCGCCAGCGCCGACACGCAGCAGTTGTCGCGACTGCTCTTTGAGCTGGACGGCGATGTGCATATTGTGACAGCTGCTGGCAAGAATTTTACGGTAAGTCTGACATATGACATCGCTTGTAATGTTACTAATCCTTTTTGCAATTGCTTGTGCAGGTGAAAATACCGTCACCGCTGCGGATGAAGGATGACGAGAGTCTGGCGCAATTCATCAAGACGCTATGCACCACATGCAAGGCATGTGTGAATTTCATCTCACTGGTGCCCGAGACAGAGGAGTGTAAAAAGTGTGCGACAAGTCGCAAGCGGCAGCTGGCGCAAACATCAACGCCGCCATCGTCGCCAGTGCTTGCCGAGAAGCGGGGTCGGCAGTCAAAGTCTGCCACGCCGACGCCAACATCGCCCGCAGAGAAGCCGCTCATCATTAAGCAGGAGGCGGGcgtgaagcagcagcaggcggcaAGCAAGGCGCAGGCAAAGACCAGCAAAGAGGCAGtaaaccacaacaataacaacaacagcaacaacaataacaacagtagTAGCAATAATGGAAAGGTAAACATTAAAACTGAGCCGAATGGAGTGCAGCCAACAGTTGCCGCCGCAGCCACAGTCCCATCACAGACACAGTCACAGTCCCTGCCCCAGACACAGTCGCACTCGCAGCCACAATCACAAAGTCAAGCACAGGCGCTGCGTAAAGTGCGCTTCCAGCATAtgaacaacaacggcaactgcaaTCAAGAAGCAAGTGGCAACAATTCAGACTCCTCACCGCCCAGCAGCAACACGAGCACCTCTtccagcagcagtagcagtagcagcTTGGCGGGTGGCACTGCGAATACGAGTGCGATTGGAAAATATCTAGCACCGCTGGTTGCCGAAGTGCATCCCGAGCAGCTGACTGCCAAGGCGCCTAGCGGCTACTATAAATCACCCACAACATTATCCTCAAGCGCCTCGTTTCCTTCGTCAGTATCGACGCCATTCACAGCCTCGCAATCTGCCTGCTCAGCAGCGCCAGCTGCCAGtgcagccaaagcagccacTGCGCCCGTTGCAACCGCTGCATCCAGTAGCTATGGCGGGGCGGCAATCACATCACCGCATAGCACGCCGACGTCAGCGTCGTGTTCGCATCTGCGAGCACAACCGATCGATTGGTCTATCGAGGAGGTTATCCAGTACATCGAAAGCAATGACAATTCCCTGGCCGTGCATGGCGATCTCTTCAGAAAGCATGTAAGTACTCAAATCATACATACTTcatattaaatagtttattaattttctttactCAACTATAGGAAATCGATGGTAAAGCTTTACTTTTACTTAACTCagagatgatgatgaaataTATGGGCCTAAAGCTAGGACCAGccttaaaaatatgcaatctAGTGAATAAGGTTAACGGACGACGAAATAATCTGGCTTTGTAAATGAGTCAACGGGAATGGGACTGAAGCAGATACAGATGCCAGGACGCCATCAATCGGATTTCCCCGTGCCGAGCCCATCCCAGAAGTGTTAACAAATTAGTACCTcctttaaaagtaaaagtaaacatacaaaaacaaacaagtaagaaagaagaaaacagaATGATATGCATAGATTTGTAATGTGTTTGGCATTAATGAAGTTAAAGcacacaaataattaatttaaaatgtaatttcacaATAACATTCTAATGCGAATAATGTCAAACATAcgcgaaaaaaagaaaaactaacaAACCAAAACAGAACGTCGAGCAAAAACTTCAAATTCCAAAAACTCATATTCGAAATATCAGTTTTTCATCCAAGAAAAAcgtcaaaacaaaacaaaaaattacttttaaatgcatatgcatactaatatttattacacTCAACATTAACAAATGCATACACAGacaaaacactcacacacacgcacattaGGCAcagaaaataattgtaataaaaaagaataagcATTTCCTTTGTAtttccaaaacaaaaatatgaatggagaatccaaattgaaaataactgTACATAACTTtacatataattttgtaattatgtatgtattgatTACGTTTCATTAACTATTACAATGTTTGCTTAATTTTAGCACTATCATTTAAGTGAgaacaaacaatttgtttaattttatttgtagacACGTAAGCAACGTAGACACCCAACTGAAAGCAAAAATGAAACGATTCATCTAAATGTAAACCACAATTACTCGAAAGCGCCAAAAGGTGCTTTGTAAAACagacaaatacacacacacacactcaattgtgcatgcatatatgtatatgaataacatatatatatgtatacattatCCATACTGATATAGACACTCGTACGCAATATTTctcattacttttatttacacacaaacactcacattTACACATAAGATACttatacatacgtacatacatatacatagcAAACTGTATACACTATTATTAAACTTGGAAAATTGTTCAATTCGTAATATCTATTCCTGACACAATATGTCGCAAAATATAAGGGCCACAATTAGCGACTATTTAgttggctgttgttgcagctctTTTCAGTTATCCAGCAGATCGCCTCATCTACATAAAGTCTTTCCAGACCCCAGTAACAATATTATACATCTCAGACATTCACATTCTCACACAAAAACAGACATGGTGGTGAATCATAATACGATACGAAGCATACTATAAATTACTCTCTCGGATGGACACAggtaaattattaaattatgaacCATTGCatataatcataaaattaGACGGAAATTCATGAAAGtatacttaaaaattaaatactaaccCCCTTTGGCTAATCTCTAGATACAAATATAGGAAATTACAAGGCATTTACCATGTATGCGTATgcgcaaataaacaaattagaacAAGTCAATCTAAAGCTCCTTGGAATACAATTACCAAAAGAAAgcgaaaaattatatttgctataAAACAAGCTAAACCGattcacacacaaaataaaaaataaaacaaactcaCACGCTagttaaaatacaatacacacacatgaattattattgtattaataCCTATATATATTCCTTTTGTTTTCCCCTTAATATTAATTAGATTTAAGTGACTagttatttaattcatttaatgttATGTATCTATAGAGAAGAACGATGGCATTGTATCAGATAATTGAAATCTGAATaaaggaaaatatatacataaataatttttgttagtGCCCAGTGAACTATACaactaaacaattaaaaacttcATTTCGATCtgtataataactaaaagttTGGATTATTATTCAGAATAGTCGGCtctgccaaaaataaaactaaaaaaaaaatatatatatatatacaaattactTGTACAGGCACAGTAATGAATTCGGG
It encodes:
- the LOC117574665 gene encoding polycomb protein Scm, translating into MSGGRDSSASSGSNGNVNASSAAANTNASTNANSNSTPQTTPTQQRARGRPAKRATCTWCGEGKLPLQYVLPTQTGKKEFCSETCIAEFRKAYSKGACTQCDNVIREGAPNKEFCTVMCMNKHQKKNGSMRHSSGAGGAGAGGATDGDRKLLSSGAPAPTGPFQYESFHVFDWDAYLEETGSEAAPPECFKQALNPPNNDFKIGMKLEALDPRNVTSTCIATVVGVLGSRLRLRLDGSDSQNDFWRLVDSTEIHAIGHCEKNGGMLQPPLGFRMNASSWPGYLCKILNNAMVAPEEIFQPEPPTPPSNLYQVGQKLEAVDKKNPQLICCATVDAIKDDQIHVTFDGWRGAFDYWCNYRSRDIFPAGWCARSCHPMQPPGHKSRMDSSSGKQRCPRPRHTVVAESDAMVPASPVTAHFHPNCKAGPFINSSKLPSMVTGQTHETLAKLCLQEVLAASADTQQLSRLLFELDGDVHIVTAAGKNFTVKIPSPLRMKDDESLAQFIKTLCTTCKACVNFISLVPETEECKKCATSRKRQLAQTSTPPSSPVLAEKRGRQSKSATPTPTSPAEKPLIIKQEAGVKQQQAASKAQAKTSKEAVNHNNNNNSNNNNNSSSNNGKVNIKTEPNGVQPTVAAAATVPSQTQSQSLPQTQSHSQPQSQSQAQALRKVRFQHMNNNGNCNQEASGNNSDSSPPSSNTSTSSSSSSSSSLAGGTANTSAIGKYLAPLVAEVHPEQLTAKAPSGYYKSPTTLSSSASFPSSVSTPFTASQSACSAAPAASAAKAATAPVATAASSSYGGAAITSPHSTPTSASCSHLRAQPIDWSIEEVIQYIESNDNSLAVHGDLFRKHEIDGKALLLLNSEMMMKYMGLKLGPALKICNLVNKVNGRRNNLAL